In Sandaracinaceae bacterium, the following proteins share a genomic window:
- the lnt gene encoding apolipoprotein N-acyltransferase, producing MTSPRALPRTLLLAGGVGGMLALSGPPLPQHALAALPAFFFSPLLLTLIREQRPTRAALTGLCAGIGFGLWALRFALDVLARFAGFGPALAWPTFLLLVVLQALPLALALGLARLADTPHSSRLHLTLPLALAGSFGVVPMLFPWHLGHFTLPWLGWAQVAELGGLPLVDLLTAMVGCCGLVALQSRSRRLGALTAMWVVGMATFGHLRLSAVSAGRSTAPQLPVGLVQPNITVAEVRAGLSPAARLAILERLSAEADAQGAELTLWPEAAYPLRVSRDALEQRHPSALAGLAAWRGQGVDAQRPPSDVRPGGQDDTRAIGGLGSGESAEAARVGARGRAPRVLGAMTGTGPCTRWNSLVVVDGAGAPMAHVDKRELFPFAEWIPLWAWSEGLQARFPCGSEQVGTGEPVVDVAGARVGLLNCHEDVRPGRAREATLAGARVLLNFSNDAWFGASVQPELHRIVARFRAIETRRDLVRVVNTGRSGHIAATGEERVVLTRHQAQATVVRARLLAHETLSVRLGDWVPPLALVLLVACVAERVGLARRRLARQSHDTA from the coding sequence GTGACGTCTCCTCGCGCCTTGCCGCGTACGCTGCTCCTCGCGGGCGGGGTCGGCGGGATGCTGGCGCTCTCGGGTCCCCCGCTGCCGCAGCACGCGCTCGCCGCGTTGCCGGCGTTCTTCTTCTCGCCGCTGCTCCTTACGCTCATTCGCGAGCAACGCCCCACGCGCGCCGCCCTGACGGGTCTCTGCGCGGGAATCGGGTTCGGCCTCTGGGCGCTGCGCTTCGCGCTGGACGTGCTGGCGCGCTTCGCGGGGTTCGGGCCCGCCCTCGCGTGGCCCACGTTCCTGCTGCTGGTCGTGCTGCAGGCGCTGCCCCTGGCCCTCGCCCTGGGCCTCGCGCGCCTGGCCGATACCCCACACTCCTCACGGCTGCACCTCACGCTGCCCCTCGCGCTCGCCGGGAGCTTCGGGGTGGTGCCCATGTTGTTCCCGTGGCACCTCGGGCACTTCACGCTGCCATGGCTCGGCTGGGCGCAGGTCGCCGAGCTCGGCGGGCTGCCCCTGGTGGACCTGCTCACCGCGATGGTGGGTTGCTGTGGGCTCGTGGCGCTGCAGTCTCGCTCACGTCGGCTGGGGGCGCTCACCGCGATGTGGGTGGTCGGGATGGCCACGTTCGGGCACCTGCGCCTCTCGGCGGTGAGCGCAGGTCGCTCGACCGCCCCCCAGCTCCCAGTCGGCTTGGTGCAGCCAAACATCACGGTCGCCGAAGTGCGTGCAGGGCTGTCCCCCGCAGCGCGTCTCGCGATCCTCGAGCGACTCAGCGCCGAGGCCGACGCCCAGGGGGCCGAGCTGACGCTGTGGCCCGAAGCCGCCTATCCGCTGCGCGTGTCGCGCGACGCGCTGGAGCAACGCCACCCGAGCGCGCTCGCGGGGCTCGCCGCTTGGAGGGGCCAGGGCGTCGACGCGCAGCGCCCCCCGTCCGACGTGCGACCTGGTGGTCAGGACGACACGCGGGCGATCGGAGGCCTCGGCTCGGGGGAGTCAGCGGAGGCGGCCAGGGTGGGCGCCCGTGGCCGCGCCCCGAGGGTGCTGGGCGCGATGACCGGCACGGGACCCTGCACACGCTGGAACTCGTTGGTGGTCGTGGACGGCGCGGGTGCACCCATGGCCCACGTCGACAAGCGCGAGCTGTTTCCGTTCGCCGAGTGGATCCCGTTGTGGGCGTGGTCGGAGGGTCTGCAGGCACGCTTCCCCTGCGGGAGCGAGCAGGTGGGCACAGGAGAGCCCGTCGTCGACGTCGCCGGGGCGCGCGTCGGGCTGCTCAACTGCCACGAGGACGTGCGCCCGGGCCGCGCGCGGGAGGCGACGCTCGCCGGGGCGCGGGTGCTGCTCAACTTCTCCAACGACGCGTGGTTCGGGGCTTCCGTGCAGCCCGAGCTGCACCGCATCGTCGCCCGCTTCCGGGCCATCGAGACCCGCCGCGACTTGGTGCGGGTCGTGAACACCGGCCGCAGCGGCCACATCGCAGCGACGGGCGAGGAGCGGGTGGTCCTGACGCGTCATCAGGCGCAGGCGACGGTGGTGCGGGCTCGGCTCCTCGCGCACGAGACGCTCTCGGTGCGGCTCGGCGACTGGGTCCCCCCGCTCGCACTCGTGCTGCTGGTGGCGTGCGTGGCGGAGCGCGTGGGTCTGGCGCGCCGTCGCTTGGCGCGGCAAAGTCACGACACGGCTTGA
- a CDS encoding DNA-binding protein gives MLYPEEDYWRPKTRTECVDMERPCPFVSCKYHLYIDVHPVRGSIKLNFPDVDVWEMTETCSLDIADRGGITLEEVGEIMNLTRERVRQVETTGLAKLEAVKDIERLKDYVF, from the coding sequence ATGCTCTACCCCGAAGAGGACTACTGGCGGCCCAAGACGCGCACCGAGTGCGTCGACATGGAGCGCCCGTGCCCCTTCGTGTCGTGCAAGTACCACCTGTACATCGACGTCCACCCCGTGCGTGGCAGCATCAAGCTCAACTTCCCGGACGTGGACGTGTGGGAGATGACCGAGACGTGCTCGCTGGACATCGCGGACCGCGGCGGCATCACGCTCGAGGAGGTCGGTGAGATCATGAACCTGACGCGCGAGCGCGTGCGCCAGGTGGAGACCACCGGGCTCGCCAAGCTCGAGGCGGTCAAGGACATCGAGCGGCTCAAGGACTACGTCTTCTGA
- a CDS encoding DUF1501 domain-containing protein has translation MTRRKPTASQHSLGLSRRGFLKVGAAGLAASSMPHLFIPNRAVAQSGGRGTIKHLLYVRLSGGFRFPTAFNADVSGAYNPFGTASGVPDGVQWGVSSLLQRAGWLDANRTAAGMQAVHQLADRITVMPTVDHEPLAGYADGNHTTGLERYYTGYVNGSAGFFTRINLGLADRYADALAEGRVLLPPFVMGGAAMARGLGEYAPHRPPVLSGGSFDRFAATASGSIPEWGRPMVTATDARMRDRQHLRQRDRVDAYVQSRAATAAYSQIFADPLLATDRASADIVDGVSNTELAMLFGDSSTAREMRLALRLFHFGCPAVYLDQGGYDYHSGEQDRLPGSIEALNQLTSALINVLPRMSHPDGGTYWDHTLVVYGSEFSRTARGDRFNSARGSDHTGDNSTRWMSMPFFGGPVPGGRVVGATTERNELRAQGTVYSYRSMLNTLLDGLECDPSVFFPADEVVPGLFG, from the coding sequence ATGACGCGACGCAAGCCAACAGCATCCCAGCACAGCCTCGGCCTCAGCCGGCGGGGCTTCCTGAAAGTCGGCGCCGCAGGCCTCGCTGCCAGCTCCATGCCGCACTTGTTCATCCCGAACCGCGCCGTCGCGCAGTCCGGCGGGCGAGGAACGATCAAGCACCTGCTGTACGTGCGTCTGTCGGGAGGCTTCCGCTTCCCGACCGCGTTCAACGCGGACGTCTCGGGAGCCTACAACCCGTTCGGCACGGCCTCGGGCGTCCCCGACGGTGTGCAGTGGGGCGTCAGCTCGCTGCTCCAGCGGGCTGGCTGGCTCGACGCGAACCGGACGGCGGCGGGCATGCAGGCCGTCCACCAGCTGGCGGACCGCATCACGGTCATGCCTACGGTCGACCACGAGCCCCTGGCCGGATACGCCGACGGAAACCACACCACGGGCCTCGAGCGCTACTACACCGGGTACGTGAACGGCTCGGCGGGCTTCTTCACGCGCATCAACCTTGGGCTGGCCGACCGCTACGCCGACGCGTTGGCCGAGGGGCGTGTGCTGCTGCCGCCGTTCGTCATGGGCGGCGCCGCCATGGCCCGGGGCCTCGGCGAGTACGCACCCCACCGCCCGCCCGTGCTCAGCGGCGGGTCGTTCGATCGCTTCGCCGCCACTGCATCCGGGAGCATCCCGGAGTGGGGTCGGCCCATGGTGACCGCCACGGACGCGCGGATGCGCGATCGTCAGCACCTGCGCCAACGCGACCGGGTGGACGCATACGTCCAGTCGCGCGCCGCGACGGCGGCGTACTCGCAGATCTTCGCGGACCCGCTGCTGGCCACCGACCGCGCCTCGGCAGACATCGTGGATGGCGTGTCCAACACCGAGCTCGCGATGCTGTTCGGAGACAGCTCGACCGCCCGTGAGATGCGGCTGGCCCTTCGTCTGTTCCACTTCGGCTGCCCCGCGGTGTACCTGGACCAAGGGGGCTACGACTACCACTCGGGCGAGCAGGACCGTCTCCCAGGTTCGATCGAGGCACTGAATCAGCTGACCTCGGCCCTGATCAACGTCCTCCCGCGCATGTCCCACCCGGACGGCGGAACGTACTGGGACCACACTCTCGTCGTCTACGGGAGCGAGTTCTCGCGCACCGCGCGCGGCGACCGCTTCAACTCCGCGCGAGGCTCGGACCACACGGGGGACAACTCCACGCGGTGGATGTCCATGCCGTTCTTCGGTGGCCCCGTGCCCGGCGGCCGCGTCGTGGGAGCCACGACAGAGCGCAACGAGCTGCGCGCGCAAGGCACCGTGTATTCGTACCGCAGCATGCTCAACACCCTCTTGGACGGACTCGAGTGCGACCCGTCCGTGTTCTTCCCGGCCGACGAGGTCGTCCCGGGGCTCTTCGGATGA
- the glpD gene encoding glycerol-3-phosphate dehydrogenase — protein sequence MAKREDMWGRLDEPMDVLVIGGGITGAGIARDAARRGLKVAVVEQRDLAFGTSSRSSKLVHGGLRYLESYEFSLVFESVSERRVLMDLAPHLVNPLGFLFPVFKGARQSLFVINAGMWLYDGLSLFRSPKIHRKLKPKEVAEIEPAVKQDGLKGAPLYYDCSTDDARLTVETALDAVAHGAVVATYARVESFLKDENGRIQGAVVKCQTTGQLKEVRASVVVNATGPWTDKTMAMSGTRKGHLLRPTKGVHIVVEYDKLPIHHAVVCFHPTDERVLFALPWGDRTYVGTTDTDYQGDEAEVAATLEDVDYLIEASNSYFPDHTIERDDVIATWAGLRPLIAPPSADGDGDAEGGGEVSESKVSREHQILVGQDGLITIAGGKLTTYRKMAGELVDTAVDLLRLMGKLPGKLTASETDKHPLPGGVGWPADDDHAKVTALVVQAARGTLGADTARFLADTYGMRALELAKRCAADAAQAQPLVAGRHELLAQVDWAIDEELAHSLSDVLTRRTQLFYKDLDQGLGCAEAVAAHMAARLGWDEARTEAELAGYRADVARSRAWREAV from the coding sequence ATGGCGAAGCGCGAAGACATGTGGGGACGACTGGACGAGCCGATGGACGTGCTCGTCATCGGCGGCGGCATCACCGGGGCAGGCATCGCGCGGGACGCCGCGCGGCGCGGCCTCAAGGTCGCGGTCGTGGAGCAACGTGACCTCGCGTTCGGCACGAGCTCACGCTCCAGCAAGCTGGTGCACGGCGGGCTGCGCTACCTCGAGAGCTACGAGTTCAGCCTGGTGTTCGAGTCGGTCAGCGAGCGGCGCGTGCTGATGGATCTGGCGCCACACCTGGTGAACCCCCTCGGCTTCCTGTTCCCCGTGTTCAAGGGCGCGCGGCAGAGCCTCTTCGTCATCAACGCGGGCATGTGGCTCTACGACGGCCTGTCCCTGTTCCGCTCGCCCAAGATCCACCGCAAGCTGAAGCCCAAGGAGGTCGCCGAGATCGAGCCCGCCGTGAAGCAGGACGGGCTGAAGGGCGCGCCGCTGTACTACGACTGCTCCACGGACGACGCCCGGCTCACGGTGGAGACGGCGCTCGACGCCGTCGCCCACGGCGCGGTGGTGGCCACGTACGCGCGGGTCGAGTCGTTCCTCAAGGACGAGAACGGGCGCATTCAGGGCGCCGTCGTGAAGTGCCAGACCACAGGGCAGCTCAAGGAGGTGCGGGCGAGCGTGGTGGTCAACGCCACGGGGCCCTGGACGGACAAGACCATGGCCATGAGCGGCACCCGCAAGGGGCACCTGCTGCGACCGACCAAGGGTGTCCACATCGTCGTCGAGTACGACAAGCTGCCCATCCACCACGCGGTGGTGTGCTTCCACCCGACCGACGAGCGCGTGCTCTTCGCCCTGCCGTGGGGCGACCGCACGTACGTCGGCACGACCGACACCGACTACCAGGGTGACGAAGCCGAGGTCGCCGCGACGCTCGAGGACGTCGACTACCTGATCGAGGCCAGCAACTCGTACTTCCCGGACCACACCATCGAGCGCGACGACGTCATCGCCACGTGGGCCGGGCTGCGCCCGTTGATCGCCCCACCGTCGGCCGACGGCGACGGGGACGCCGAGGGCGGAGGAGAGGTCAGCGAGTCCAAGGTCAGCCGCGAGCACCAGATCCTCGTGGGGCAGGACGGACTGATCACCATCGCCGGCGGCAAGCTCACCACCTACCGCAAGATGGCTGGCGAGCTGGTCGATACCGCCGTGGACCTCCTGCGTCTGATGGGCAAGCTGCCGGGCAAGCTCACCGCGAGCGAGACCGACAAGCACCCGCTGCCCGGCGGCGTGGGTTGGCCAGCCGACGACGACCACGCGAAGGTGACCGCGCTGGTGGTCCAAGCCGCGCGCGGCACGCTCGGCGCGGACACCGCGCGCTTCCTGGCGGACACGTACGGCATGCGCGCGCTGGAGCTGGCGAAGCGCTGCGCCGCCGACGCCGCCCAGGCCCAGCCCCTGGTGGCGGGCCGGCACGAGCTGCTGGCCCAGGTGGATTGGGCCATCGACGAGGAGCTGGCGCACTCACTGAGCGACGTGCTCACCCGGCGCACGCAGCTGTTCTACAAGGACCTCGACCAGGGGCTCGGCTGCGCCGAGGCGGTGGCGGCGCACATGGCCGCTCGCCTCGGCTGGGACGAGGCGCGGACGGAGGCCGAGCTGGCCGGCTACCGCGCGGACGTCGCTCGCTCGCGCGCGTGGCGCGAAGCGGTCTGA